The region ATTTAGATGATTTAAGATAGAATACTGATTAAATAATTGCGGCATCTCTGACCGCAATTATTTTATTTTAGAATGAATTATTTAACCCTCATCTGACGTTACACTATAATAATATTGCCAGTTAAGTTTACGCATTTTGTTTATTATCATTTTTTTGAATAAAAAAGCAAAGAAAGTATAGGTGATTTTTTATTTATAAATGAAAGTGTCACAATTTATTCCGTCTGAAATTTGTTTCTCAATGTCTTTTTATAAATCCAGTCATGAAGCTCTTCTAAAAAACTCAGCTCTTCTTCTGTAACAGAATAAGAATGGAAATTTTGATTTCTAATTCTCTCAAGTTTAACCATCCATTTTGTCTTTTCATCTTTTCCTCCACTTATTTTTTCCTCACCTGGTTTGGTGTATTCTTTTTCAAAAATACTTTGCCAATTTTTTAATGCAATTTCTCTATAAGCTATTATTGTAATGCAATCCCATGCATCAATTTGTTCATCTTCTTCTTCTAACTCTCTATTTTTTGAAAGTGCATCAACAATTGCTTTCTCAGAAATTTTTGGTGGAAGTCCTTTTTCAAACCATTTTTTTCCAAAATGATCTTTTAATCTCTCTTTAAAATCACTTTTAAATTCAGTTTCTATGTCCCTGATATAAGCAATTGCTTTATCATTATAAAGTTTTGCTTCTTTCCTAAAATATTCTTCAAGACCATCTGGCTTAAATCCTGGAAAAGTGTCTTGAATAACTTTTTGAAAAGTTCTCCAGTATTTTATTTCTCCACCTGTACCATATGAAGATTTTAATTCACTTTTAACACTATCATCCATATTTTTGATGAAGATAATTATAGGATCTAAATAATTTTTGACTTCTGAAAATATTTGCTTTATAGAATCTTTTTTAGAGTCAATTATGTTACTTTTATTTAATAAACTTACTAAATCACTTAGAATTAGGATTATTCCTGATACTCCTTTGTTAATCAACAGTATTCCATCACTTCCTTTTCTCCATTCTTCATCTAAATTATCAGAAATATATTTAAATCCTTCACATAAAAAACTACTCAATCTTTCGTAAGTCTCATCTATATCTCCAAAGTAAAAAGTTCCTAATTCTTCAATCTTAGTTTTCGAAACTTTACCTAAGAAGTTTCCTTTTTTAATTGCATTTTCAATAGCAGAGGTTGTAACGATTTTTTTATCTTCTCCAATAGAAACAAAATTGAATAACGGAGACATTCTATTTTCACCAAGAAATATGGAAATTCTTGAACATAGTGCCTTCATTTGTTCAAGCTTGTTATCAGAGTCCCATAATAAATCGGCATTCAAAGTATTTCTTAAGTCCTTAGAAACTGCTTTTTGGTTCTCATTAATTTGCATGAAAATTCTAACTTGTTCAGTTCTACTGAGCCCTAAAAAGGCTACTACAGGAATTGTGTTAGTTTTTTTATATTCAGAATCAGTATAACCATACAATCTGTGTTGACCATCAATAATAAAGGCTGATCTATATTTTTTGGGTAGATGCAAAATACCAACTTTAGAAAGAGTAGAACCAACTTGTGTGTTTGCTCTTTCAAAATTGCATTTGTTTGCGTCTATACTTATAACAATTGAGTTAGGGAAATATCCTCCATTATCTACAAAATTATGAACTGATTTTAGCCTTGATTTTTTTATAAGCCTTTGATAGGTTGGCATCATATTAATATTAGCCTTGTTCCTGTGTAGAACGTAGCTGATTTTCAATAGCTTTTCTGGTTCTAATGAGAAAGAATAATATGTGTGTCCTCCCATCTTTCCTTCTACAGCAGGCACTAAGTTATCAAGTTCAGGTATCTCTTGGCCTTCAAAAATATTTCCTAATAGTTGGTATTTTGCAGAAACACCAATCTGAGAATATAAAGAGAAAAAATAATCAATAACTTCCTCATTAAAATGAACTCCACCAATTCTTTTTAGTCTTTCAAGGTCCTCATTAGAAATTGAATAATTTCTAGTGGCTAAAATGAATTTGATTTTATGTTTTACGTTTGGGAATAATGCAAAAACAGACTTTCTTAAACCTTCTATTTTTGTAGCCATTGCTTCTAATTCTTTCTTAAAGTCTCCTCGTTTGTTTTCAGCTGCAGATTTACATTCAACCAGTAATATTGTTTCATCATCCTTTGCAAATACATCAATTTGCTGAGATAGAACCTCATTATTCTTATCATAAGGAAGGGAAAAGTATCTATTTTTGTTCATGAACTTATATTTAAGTTGAGCAAATAAACTCCATACTTTATCTTCAAATTCAACATCTAAGCTCTTTCTCTTTCTTATACTGACTGTTGTTTTAAATTCTCTGAATGTTTCCCATCCATCATTTTCATATTCTTCAAGCTGTGAGTATCTTATACTTTGATAAAAATGATCTTTGTTTCTAATTTTTAATTGCTTATTTATCTCTTTTTCTGAGATGAGTTTTCCAAGCAATTCAATTTTTTTGTTATCAGTCATTAGTTTTTAAATTTAAACAATTTGAAAAAATATATTCATTAAATCCTTCTTTTCCCCTCTTTGCTCCCAAACCTCCAATTGTTGAACTTCTTTTTAGACTGACAGGGTTTCCAAGATCTTTGTAAATCTCTAGGATAGCTTGATGTTTAGCATTTGTCAAAATATAAAACGCCCCTTTTTCTTCTATTTTTTTTACAAATTTTGATAATCTAAATTGATCATCAAGTGAAAATATTTTTTGATTATATTGTATAAACCCATTTTTTTCATGAGCTACTGTATAAGGGGGGTCTAAAAATACCAAATCTCCTTTATTAATTGTTTTTAAATTGTCTTCAAAATCCCCACAAATGATATTGACATTTTCTAATTTTTTATGGACTAATAAAAGATTTTCCTCTTCTATAATATCTTTCTTATTTCTATTTCCAAATGGCACATTAAAATTACCATTTCTATTTACTCTATATATTCCATTAAAAGATGTTTGATTTAAATATATAAACTGTGCTGCTTTTTCAATTTTATTTTCGAATTTTAGTGATCTTATCTTATAATACTCATTTTTGTCATTCCTAAACTCTTTAAGAGCTAATATGACCTCTATAACATTGTCTCTCAATGCTTCATATGTCTCAATTAAATCAGAATTTAAATCTGAAAGAAAAGCATTTTCATAATTTTTTAAATTAAAAAATACAGAACCACCTCCAACAAATGGTTCAAAATAATTATTTATTTTAATCTTATTGATATCTTCCAGATATTTAACAAACCATCTCTTTCCTCCAGCCCATCGAAGAAAAGGTTTTGGATTTTTTATTAAATCTTCATTTTCTTTTAAAATCATTTTTAGTGATTATTTTAAAATTTAGTACAACTTTCAAATATATGAAATTCATAAGTATTAAGTCGTTTAGAAAGAACAAAACAAAAAATAGTGGAGACGAAAATACGATGTTTGAAGATCAAAGAAAATGGAAGTAAAAAGATAGTAAAAAAAGCTTTAAATTGATGTTTACAGAGAAACTATAATTGAACAATTTTATATAATTAAATTTAAAAATTTTAAAAAGTCTTCTTGTTGTTTAAACCACTTGAAATTTGCGGTGTAAGAGAACTGATTTTTCCATATTTTAATTTTCTTTTTTGTAAGGATATTTTCATAAGTAGTACAGTTGTACTACTTAGTGATTGAAAGTAGTACAAGAGTAGTAACGAATATATAAATAAACTCTTACAAGATAAAATGAAATTCATATAAATTGCTGTAAATCAGTAAAAAGAGAGGTGAATTATAGAAAGCTAATATTACTTCCCGATACAAAACTTACTAAAGATATTTCCAAGTACCTCGTCGTTTGTAAATTCCCCGGAGATTTCACCAAGATATTCTATAGCGTTTCTGAGTTCGTAGGCGAGGAGTTCTGTAGTAATCTGTGAAGAAACGGCTTCTTTTACCCGATTAACGGCATCCAGAGATCTTTGTAGTGCTTCGAAGTGACGTTGATTGGTAATCACCACATTGCCTTCTTCGGATTTCATTTGCTCAACAAAAGAGGATAACTCATTTTTAAGCTCCTGAATATTGCGGTTTTCCAGTGCGGATATTTTTATAAAATCAAAAGGATGATTAATCTCTTTGCGGAAAAGATCTTCAATAGCCTCAAACTGTGTAGGGATAACTTCGTCTATTTTAGTAAGGCAGATAATTAATTCCAGTTTGTCACGCAGAAGAGATCTCAACATTTCGAAATCTTCAGAGAAATCTGTTGTCGCTGCATCGGCAAGATAAACCAATACTTCTGCCTGTGCTACTTTTTCCTTAGCCTTTTGTACACCAATCGCTTCAATTTCATCCATTGTTTCACGAAGTCCAGCCGTATCAATTAACCGGAAAGCATGACCTTTGATGTGTAAAACTTCCTCAATAGTATCACGTGTAGTTCCGGCAATATTGCTGACAATAGCGCGCTCTTCTTTTAGTAAAGCATTCAGTAATGTCGATTTTCCGGCATTGGGTTTACCGATAATGGCAACGGCAGTACCGTTTTTAATAGCATTTCCATATTGGAAACTCTCGATAAGAGAGCTTAGTTTGTATTCTATTTTATTCAGCAGTCCGTTTAGTGCGGTTCTGTCTGCAAATTCCACATCTTCCTCAGCAAAGTCCAGTTCCAGTTCAATAAGTGAAGTGAAGTTCAGTAAGTCGGTACGTAATAAAGAGATTTCCTGAGAAATACCGCCTTTCAGCTGATTCAAAGCTACCTTTCTGGAAGCTTCATTTTCAGAAGCAATAAGATCAGCAATAGATTCCGCCTGTGAAAGGTCAATTCTGCCATTCATAAAAGCACGAAGCGTAAATTCCCCAGCTTTTGCCATACGGGCACCGTTTTTAATCAGCACTTCGAGAATTCTTTTGGCGATATGTGGGGAACCATGAAAAGAGATTTCCACAGAGTTTTCGGTGGTAAAAGTTTTTGGAGCATGAAATACCGCAACCATTACCTCGTCGATTACTTCATCTGCATCTTTTATAAAGCCATAATGTACGGTATGGGAAGTTGCCTTTTCCAGGTTTTTACCTTCAAATACAGTATTTACAATACGAAAAGAATCGTCTCCGGAAACCCGGATTACCCCGATAGCACCCATTCCGTTGGCAGTAGCTAAAGCACAGATAGTCTCTTTATTCATAGTTGCAAATTTACGGCTTTTTTCATTGGTATTGTAAATGGCTTGTTTCGGAAATACATATCGTTATTTCGGGTGGAATTATTAGTAGTGAAACGGAGAATAATTTTGTATCGAGAACTCCTTTTAAACATTAAGGAATTTATTTTTAACACGAAGGCACAAAACAGGTTTATGCTTGTTATATTTTTAAGGCATGAATTACTTCGCAATATTTTATAGGTTAGTGAAATTTTCGGTTATGACTTAGGGAATATCCATTTTGAATCTCTGAAAATCTTTGATTTTCCTGTACCTTAAAAGCAGTGATATTTCAAAAATACTTTTGTGTCTTTGTGGTTAATATCGGCCAAGGGAATGCAGACGTTAAGAATTGTTGAATTATATTTCGTTAAAAAATACCAGTTGTCTGAGTTGGGGTGGGAGAGTAGGGGCACGAGTTTCTGGGATTTTAGGAAATAAAGAGACAATTTAGTCGGAGTTTCCAAGCCTTGATGTTTTGGTTCTTTTGCATTAAGGTAAAAGAACGTATAAAGTTTTAGGCCACATAGATACATAGGTTTTTATACAGCGAAGAGTTACATAGATTACTAAAGTAATACACATCAGTGGACTATAAAAACTTATGGCCAAGGAAATGTAGACGTTAAGAATTGTTGAATTATTTTCGTTAAAAAATACCAGTTGTTTGAGTTTGGGAGGGAGAGTAGAGGCACGAGTTTCTGGGATTTTAGGAAATAAAGAGACAATTTAGTCGGAGTTTCCAAGCCTTGATGTTTTGGTTCTTTTGCATTAAGGTAAAAGAACGTATAAAGTTTTAGGCCACATAGATACATAGTTTTTTATACAGCGAAGAGTTACATAAATTACTAAAGTAATACACATCAGTGGACTATAAAAACTTATGGCCAAGGAAATGTAGACGTTAAGAATTGTTGAATTATTTTCGTTAAAAAATACCAGCTGTCTGAGTTGGGAGGGAGAGTAGAGGAGCGAGTTTCTGGGATTTTAGGAAATAAAGAGACAATTTAGTCGGAGTTTCCAAGCCTTGATGTTTTGGTTCTTTTGCATTAAAGTAAAAGAACGAATAGCTTAGTATGGGTTACAAAGTTTACTTTCTTGTTATAATGCAAAGCTGTAATGTACTGTCTTATATATCTGAATGGTAGAGGTATTTTTAGTTTTTTCTAATTGTATTCTTCAACTTTTGGCTTGATCCAAAAGTTACAAAAGATCAAGCCTTAGTTTCTCGGCGGTCAAACTGGCTTTCAATCTCTAAAATGCTCAGAACTCGCTATGCTCAAACAATGATCATTTTTTAACGAGCTTTTCAAGCATTTGACACTCGCCTGCAAAACAGAAGGCGTTTTTAAATATCGAGTTTGGAATGAGAAGCTGCTAACGCTTAGTAATGATCACTAAAAATTTAACTGTCTTAATATCTGAATAGTGGAAATAATTTTTACCTTCAGGTGAAATCTTTGTGTTATCGGCCAGGGGAATGCAGACGTTAAGAATTGTTGAATTATTTTCGTTAAAAAATACCAGTTGTCTGAGTTGGGGTGGGAGAGTAGAGGAGCGAGTTTCTGGGATTTTAGGAAATAAAGAGACAATTTAGTCGGAGTTTCCAAGCCTTGATGTTTTGGTTCTTTTGCATTAAGGTAAAAGAACGTATAGCTTAGTATGGGTTACAAAGCTTTCTTTCTTGTTATAATGCAAAGCTGTAATGACCACTAAAAACTTAACTGTTTTAATATCTGAATGGTAGAGGTATTTTTAGTTTTTTCTAATTGTATTATTAAACTTTTGGCTTGATCCAAAAGTTACAAAAGATCAAGCCTTAGTTTCTCGGCGGTCAAACTGGCTTTCAATCTCTAAAATGCTCAGAACTCGCTATGCTCAAACAATGATCATTTTTTAACGAGCTTTTCAAGCATTTGACACTCGCCTGCAAAACTGAAGGCGTTTTTAAATATCCAGTTTGGAATGCAAAGCCGCGAATGCTTAGCAATGATCACTAAAACTTTAACTGTCTTAATATCTGAATAATGGAAATAATTTTTACCTTCAGGTGAAATCTTTGTGTTATCGGCCAGGGGAATGCAGACGTTAAGAATTGTTGAATTATTTTCGTTAAAAAATACCAGTTGTTTGAGTTGAGGAGGGAGAGTAGAGGAGCGAGTTTCTGGGATTTTAGGAAATAAAGAGACAATTTAGTCGGAGTTTCCAAGCCTTGATGTTTTGGTTCTTTTGCATTAAGGTAAAAGAACGTATAGCTTAGTATGGGTTACAAAGTTTTCTTTCTTGTTATAATGCAAAGCTGTAATGACCACTAAAAACTTAACTGTCTTAATATCTTAATGGTAGAAGTATTTTTAGTTTTTCTAATTGTATTCTTCAACTTTTGGCTTAATCCAAAAGTTACAAAAGATCAAGCCTTGGTTTCTCGGCGGTCAAACTTGCTTTCAATCTCTAAAATGCTCAGAACTCGCTATGCTCAAACAATGAGCATTTTTTAACGAGCTTTTCAAGCATTTGACACTCGCCTGCAAAACTGAAGGCGTTTTTAAATATCGAGTTTAGAATGCGAAGCCGCGAATGCTTAGCAATGACTACTAGGAATTTAACTGTCTTAATATCTGTATCATCTGCGAGAATATATTAGCATGTAGATTTTCATGGAATGCCTTTTGTGTCTAAGCAACTTCTCTATACAAAATCCTTTCAGAATCCACTTGAAGTGACGAATATCGTTCCCTTTTATGGTATTGACAAAACAAAAAATCTCGTAGCCTGGCTACGAGATTTTAATATTGTTGAAAAGTCCTATTGATTACAACGGACTTACTAATTCCAGGAACCAGTTTTTAACTTCCCCTTCAAGATGAGGAGCCAATTTTTCTTCACAGGTTTTATGGTAGCTGTTCAGCCACTGAATTTCATCTGCAGAAAGAATATCCTTTACAATAGTATCTTTAAAGAACGGACATAAAGTTAACGTCTCAAATTCATAGAAAGTATTCCATTCTGTTTTTTCAGCCTCTCTTACTGCAATAAGATTCTCATGACGAAT is a window of Elizabethkingia anophelis R26 DNA encoding:
- the mnmE gene encoding tRNA uridine-5-carboxymethylaminomethyl(34) synthesis GTPase MnmE — protein: MNKETICALATANGMGAIGVIRVSGDDSFRIVNTVFEGKNLEKATSHTVHYGFIKDADEVIDEVMVAVFHAPKTFTTENSVEISFHGSPHIAKRILEVLIKNGARMAKAGEFTLRAFMNGRIDLSQAESIADLIASENEASRKVALNQLKGGISQEISLLRTDLLNFTSLIELELDFAEEDVEFADRTALNGLLNKIEYKLSSLIESFQYGNAIKNGTAVAIIGKPNAGKSTLLNALLKEERAIVSNIAGTTRDTIEEVLHIKGHAFRLIDTAGLRETMDEIEAIGVQKAKEKVAQAEVLVYLADAATTDFSEDFEMLRSLLRDKLELIICLTKIDEVIPTQFEAIEDLFRKEINHPFDFIKISALENRNIQELKNELSSFVEQMKSEEGNVVITNQRHFEALQRSLDAVNRVKEAVSSQITTELLAYELRNAIEYLGEISGEFTNDEVLGNIFSKFCIGK
- a CDS encoding DGQHR domain-containing protein yields the protein MTDNKKIELLGKLISEKEINKQLKIRNKDHFYQSIRYSQLEEYENDGWETFREFKTTVSIRKRKSLDVEFEDKVWSLFAQLKYKFMNKNRYFSLPYDKNNEVLSQQIDVFAKDDETILLVECKSAAENKRGDFKKELEAMATKIEGLRKSVFALFPNVKHKIKFILATRNYSISNEDLERLKRIGGVHFNEEVIDYFFSLYSQIGVSAKYQLLGNIFEGQEIPELDNLVPAVEGKMGGHTYYSFSLEPEKLLKISYVLHRNKANINMMPTYQRLIKKSRLKSVHNFVDNGGYFPNSIVISIDANKCNFERANTQVGSTLSKVGILHLPKKYRSAFIIDGQHRLYGYTDSEYKKTNTIPVVAFLGLSRTEQVRIFMQINENQKAVSKDLRNTLNADLLWDSDNKLEQMKALCSRISIFLGENRMSPLFNFVSIGEDKKIVTTSAIENAIKKGNFLGKVSKTKIEELGTFYFGDIDETYERLSSFLCEGFKYISDNLDEEWRKGSDGILLINKGVSGIILILSDLVSLLNKSNIIDSKKDSIKQIFSEVKNYLDPIIIFIKNMDDSVKSELKSSYGTGGEIKYWRTFQKVIQDTFPGFKPDGLEEYFRKEAKLYNDKAIAYIRDIETEFKSDFKERLKDHFGKKWFEKGLPPKISEKAIVDALSKNRELEEEDEQIDAWDCITIIAYREIALKNWQSIFEKEYTKPGEEKISGGKDEKTKWMVKLERIRNQNFHSYSVTEEELSFLEELHDWIYKKTLRNKFQTE
- a CDS encoding DNA adenine methylase; translation: MILKENEDLIKNPKPFLRWAGGKRWFVKYLEDINKIKINNYFEPFVGGGSVFFNLKNYENAFLSDLNSDLIETYEALRDNVIEVILALKEFRNDKNEYYKIRSLKFENKIEKAAQFIYLNQTSFNGIYRVNRNGNFNVPFGNRNKKDIIEEENLLLVHKKLENVNIICGDFEDNLKTINKGDLVFLDPPYTVAHEKNGFIQYNQKIFSLDDQFRLSKFVKKIEEKGAFYILTNAKHQAILEIYKDLGNPVSLKRSSTIGGLGAKRGKEGFNEYIFSNCLNLKTND